Proteins found in one Sorghum bicolor cultivar BTx623 chromosome 1, Sorghum_bicolor_NCBIv3, whole genome shotgun sequence genomic segment:
- the LOC110431730 gene encoding U-box domain-containing protein 33-like isoform X3: MSRRQGASSSSYSVSSFMSDELDYSDSLSLHEDSSTEHSGSRSELLSSLSVDLKMPPTEHVQSPAPHRDLEDMDFDADLQDRLQKAFDEIVKLKKENLEESCQRQQVEKELLVVRKKAKKLQDHLLKELQHSKGFEEARAADQRLIQKLKKDIELLKIQRDEYLEKFHQASDQILLQPLGAAKEAHEQDKHEIETLREGISQLKIHRDEYLAKFQEKNKPKLAPVQDIAVRYSEGHTQFTLDQLKLATENFSELLKIGEGGYGRVYKGTICDTAVAIKILRHNENLQGLLQFQREVLILTKVRHPHLVNLLGACDEVSALVYDYLPNGSLEDRLSCKGNTPALTWQVRTRIIGEICSALIFLHSHKPKPIVHGDLKPSNILLDADLVSKLGDFGIARFLVPSDTSTMVHLTDHPIGTMFYSDPEYMAHGELTQGSDVYSFGIIILRLLTGRHPREIVKRVEDAMINDELHTIIDRSAGEWPFVQVQQLARIAMRCAAEKRRRRADLVTDVWPVVETMMKNASLSACPSTSSSIQDESSVPHYFLCPILQKVMKNPHIAADGFTYEAEAIEEWLEAHDTSPMTNLPLRNCVTIPNSALRLVIQEHLQRGP; the protein is encoded by the exons ATGAGTCGCCGCCAAG GTGCTAGCTCAAGCTCTTACAGTGTATCATCATTCATGTCCGATGAATTGGACTACTCAGATTCGTTGTCCTTGCACGAGGACAGCAGTACCGAGCACAGTGGCTCTAGGTCGGAGCTTCTGTCGTCCCTCTCAGTTGATCTGAAGATGCCCCCAACAGAACATGTTCAGAGTCCGGCACCTCATAGAGATCTG GAAGATATGGATTTTGATGCCGACTTGCAAGATAGACTTCAGAAGGCCTTTgatgagattgtcaagttgaaGAAAGAAAACCTTGAAGAGTCTTGCCAGCGCCAACAGGTTGAGAAGGAGCTCCTAGTCGTCCGCAAGAAA GCTAAGAAACTACAGGATCACCTCTTAAAAGAGCTACAGCACTCGAAAGGATTTGAGGAAGCTCGTGCTGCAGATCAGCGCTTGATACAAAAGCTTAAAAAGGATATTGAACTGCTAAAGATCCAGCGTGATGAATATCTTGAAAAGTTTCATCAGGCAAGTGACCAGATCTTGCTTCAACCTTTAGGAGCAGCTAAGGAAGCTCATGAACAGGATAAACATGAGATAGAAACACTGAGAGAAGGAATTAGTCAGCTTAAGATCCACCGAGACGAATACCTTGCAAAGTTCCAGGAGAAAAATAAGCCCAAGTTGGCGCCGGTGCA GGACATTGCAGTCAGATATTCTGAAGGACACACTCAGTTTACCTTGGATCAGCTGAAGCTGGCAACTGAAAATTTCAGTGAATTACTAAAAATTGGAGAAGGTGGGTATGGACGTGTCTACAAGGGCACTATCTGTGACACCGCCGTGGCCATTAAGATTTTACGTCATAATGAGAACCTCCAAGGCTTACTGCAGTTTCAACGCGAG GTTTTGATTCTGACCAAAGTGAGGCACCCGCATCTTGTCAATCTCTTAGGAGCATGTGATGAAGTGTCAGCTCTTGTGTATGATTATTTACCAAATGGAAGCCTTGAAGACCGTCTTTCCTGCAAGGGTAACACCCCAGCGCTGACATGGCAGGTCCGAACAAGGATTATTGGAGAGATTTGTTCTGCGCTAATCTTCCTCCACAGTCATAAGCCCAAGCCTATTGTCCACGGTGACCTTAAGCCTTCCAACATCCTCCTTGATgctgatttagtgagcaagcttGGAGACTTCGGCATTGCTCGATTTCTTGTGCCATCCGACACCAGCACCATGGTCCATCTTACTGACCATCCAATTGGGACAATGTTTTATTCAGACCCAGAATACATGGCCCACGGTGAGTTGACCCAAGGATCAGACGTCTACTCGTTTGGTATCATCATCCTACGCCTCTTAACAGGGAGACACCCAAGGGAGATAGTGAAGAGAGTGGAGGATGCAATGATCAATGACGAACTGCACACCATCATCGACAGATCCGCTGGTGAATGGCCCTTTGTTCAGGTGCAGCAGCTTGCGCGTATTGCTATGAGATGCGCAGCAGAGAAAAGGAGGCGGCGCGCTGACCTTGTCACTGATGTGTGGCCAGTGGTTGAGACAATGATGAAGAATGCCTCCTTATCAGCATGCCCCTCAACTTCTTCATCTATTCAGGATGAAAGCAGCGTGCCACATTACTTTTTGTGCCCGATTCTGCAG AAGGTCATGAAGAATCCACACATAGCAGCGGATGGATTCACCTATGAAGCCGAGGCCATAGAGGAATGGCTTGAAGCACATGACACATCACCCATGACCAATCTGCCACTTCGAAACTGTGTTACAATTCCAAACTCAGCGCTTCGCTTAGTTATCCAAGAACATCTTCAGCGTGGACCATGA
- the LOC110431730 gene encoding U-box domain-containing protein 33-like isoform X2 codes for MSDELDYSDSLSLHEDSSTEHSGSRSELLSSLSVDLKMPPTEHVQSPAPHRDLEDMDFDADLQDRLQKAFDEIVKLKKENLEESCQRQQVEKELLVVRKKAKKLQDHLLKELQHSKGFEEARAADQRLIQKLKKDIELLKIQRDEYLEKFHQASDQILLQPLGAAKEAHEQDKHEIETLREGISQLKIHRDEYLAKFQEKNKPKLAPVQYVSDTNVIENDSESYRTSLDNQLWPYRDIAVRYSEGHTQFTLDQLKLATENFSELLKIGEGGYGRVYKGTICDTAVAIKILRHNENLQGLLQFQREVLILTKVRHPHLVNLLGACDEVSALVYDYLPNGSLEDRLSCKGNTPALTWQVRTRIIGEICSALIFLHSHKPKPIVHGDLKPSNILLDADLVSKLGDFGIARFLVPSDTSTMVHLTDHPIGTMFYSDPEYMAHGELTQGSDVYSFGIIILRLLTGRHPREIVKRVEDAMINDELHTIIDRSAGEWPFVQVQQLARIAMRCAAEKRRRRADLVTDVWPVVETMMKNASLSACPSTSSSIQDESSVPHYFLCPILQKVMKNPHIAADGFTYEAEAIEEWLEAHDTSPMTNLPLRNCVTIPNSALRLVIQEHLQRGP; via the exons ATGTCCGATGAATTGGACTACTCAGATTCGTTGTCCTTGCACGAGGACAGCAGTACCGAGCACAGTGGCTCTAGGTCGGAGCTTCTGTCGTCCCTCTCAGTTGATCTGAAGATGCCCCCAACAGAACATGTTCAGAGTCCGGCACCTCATAGAGATCTG GAAGATATGGATTTTGATGCCGACTTGCAAGATAGACTTCAGAAGGCCTTTgatgagattgtcaagttgaaGAAAGAAAACCTTGAAGAGTCTTGCCAGCGCCAACAGGTTGAGAAGGAGCTCCTAGTCGTCCGCAAGAAA GCTAAGAAACTACAGGATCACCTCTTAAAAGAGCTACAGCACTCGAAAGGATTTGAGGAAGCTCGTGCTGCAGATCAGCGCTTGATACAAAAGCTTAAAAAGGATATTGAACTGCTAAAGATCCAGCGTGATGAATATCTTGAAAAGTTTCATCAGGCAAGTGACCAGATCTTGCTTCAACCTTTAGGAGCAGCTAAGGAAGCTCATGAACAGGATAAACATGAGATAGAAACACTGAGAGAAGGAATTAGTCAGCTTAAGATCCACCGAGACGAATACCTTGCAAAGTTCCAGGAGAAAAATAAGCCCAAGTTGGCGCCGGTGCAGTATGTTTCTGATACTAATGTTATAGAAAATGATTCGGAATCATACAGAACTTCCCTTGACAACCAGTTGTGGCCTTACAGGGACATTGCAGTCAGATATTCTGAAGGACACACTCAGTTTACCTTGGATCAGCTGAAGCTGGCAACTGAAAATTTCAGTGAATTACTAAAAATTGGAGAAGGTGGGTATGGACGTGTCTACAAGGGCACTATCTGTGACACCGCCGTGGCCATTAAGATTTTACGTCATAATGAGAACCTCCAAGGCTTACTGCAGTTTCAACGCGAG GTTTTGATTCTGACCAAAGTGAGGCACCCGCATCTTGTCAATCTCTTAGGAGCATGTGATGAAGTGTCAGCTCTTGTGTATGATTATTTACCAAATGGAAGCCTTGAAGACCGTCTTTCCTGCAAGGGTAACACCCCAGCGCTGACATGGCAGGTCCGAACAAGGATTATTGGAGAGATTTGTTCTGCGCTAATCTTCCTCCACAGTCATAAGCCCAAGCCTATTGTCCACGGTGACCTTAAGCCTTCCAACATCCTCCTTGATgctgatttagtgagcaagcttGGAGACTTCGGCATTGCTCGATTTCTTGTGCCATCCGACACCAGCACCATGGTCCATCTTACTGACCATCCAATTGGGACAATGTTTTATTCAGACCCAGAATACATGGCCCACGGTGAGTTGACCCAAGGATCAGACGTCTACTCGTTTGGTATCATCATCCTACGCCTCTTAACAGGGAGACACCCAAGGGAGATAGTGAAGAGAGTGGAGGATGCAATGATCAATGACGAACTGCACACCATCATCGACAGATCCGCTGGTGAATGGCCCTTTGTTCAGGTGCAGCAGCTTGCGCGTATTGCTATGAGATGCGCAGCAGAGAAAAGGAGGCGGCGCGCTGACCTTGTCACTGATGTGTGGCCAGTGGTTGAGACAATGATGAAGAATGCCTCCTTATCAGCATGCCCCTCAACTTCTTCATCTATTCAGGATGAAAGCAGCGTGCCACATTACTTTTTGTGCCCGATTCTGCAG AAGGTCATGAAGAATCCACACATAGCAGCGGATGGATTCACCTATGAAGCCGAGGCCATAGAGGAATGGCTTGAAGCACATGACACATCACCCATGACCAATCTGCCACTTCGAAACTGTGTTACAATTCCAAACTCAGCGCTTCGCTTAGTTATCCAAGAACATCTTCAGCGTGGACCATGA
- the LOC110431730 gene encoding U-box domain-containing protein 33-like isoform X1 has translation MSRRQGASSSSYSVSSFMSDELDYSDSLSLHEDSSTEHSGSRSELLSSLSVDLKMPPTEHVQSPAPHRDLEDMDFDADLQDRLQKAFDEIVKLKKENLEESCQRQQVEKELLVVRKKAKKLQDHLLKELQHSKGFEEARAADQRLIQKLKKDIELLKIQRDEYLEKFHQASDQILLQPLGAAKEAHEQDKHEIETLREGISQLKIHRDEYLAKFQEKNKPKLAPVQYVSDTNVIENDSESYRTSLDNQLWPYRDIAVRYSEGHTQFTLDQLKLATENFSELLKIGEGGYGRVYKGTICDTAVAIKILRHNENLQGLLQFQREVLILTKVRHPHLVNLLGACDEVSALVYDYLPNGSLEDRLSCKGNTPALTWQVRTRIIGEICSALIFLHSHKPKPIVHGDLKPSNILLDADLVSKLGDFGIARFLVPSDTSTMVHLTDHPIGTMFYSDPEYMAHGELTQGSDVYSFGIIILRLLTGRHPREIVKRVEDAMINDELHTIIDRSAGEWPFVQVQQLARIAMRCAAEKRRRRADLVTDVWPVVETMMKNASLSACPSTSSSIQDESSVPHYFLCPILQKVMKNPHIAADGFTYEAEAIEEWLEAHDTSPMTNLPLRNCVTIPNSALRLVIQEHLQRGP, from the exons ATGAGTCGCCGCCAAG GTGCTAGCTCAAGCTCTTACAGTGTATCATCATTCATGTCCGATGAATTGGACTACTCAGATTCGTTGTCCTTGCACGAGGACAGCAGTACCGAGCACAGTGGCTCTAGGTCGGAGCTTCTGTCGTCCCTCTCAGTTGATCTGAAGATGCCCCCAACAGAACATGTTCAGAGTCCGGCACCTCATAGAGATCTG GAAGATATGGATTTTGATGCCGACTTGCAAGATAGACTTCAGAAGGCCTTTgatgagattgtcaagttgaaGAAAGAAAACCTTGAAGAGTCTTGCCAGCGCCAACAGGTTGAGAAGGAGCTCCTAGTCGTCCGCAAGAAA GCTAAGAAACTACAGGATCACCTCTTAAAAGAGCTACAGCACTCGAAAGGATTTGAGGAAGCTCGTGCTGCAGATCAGCGCTTGATACAAAAGCTTAAAAAGGATATTGAACTGCTAAAGATCCAGCGTGATGAATATCTTGAAAAGTTTCATCAGGCAAGTGACCAGATCTTGCTTCAACCTTTAGGAGCAGCTAAGGAAGCTCATGAACAGGATAAACATGAGATAGAAACACTGAGAGAAGGAATTAGTCAGCTTAAGATCCACCGAGACGAATACCTTGCAAAGTTCCAGGAGAAAAATAAGCCCAAGTTGGCGCCGGTGCAGTATGTTTCTGATACTAATGTTATAGAAAATGATTCGGAATCATACAGAACTTCCCTTGACAACCAGTTGTGGCCTTACAGGGACATTGCAGTCAGATATTCTGAAGGACACACTCAGTTTACCTTGGATCAGCTGAAGCTGGCAACTGAAAATTTCAGTGAATTACTAAAAATTGGAGAAGGTGGGTATGGACGTGTCTACAAGGGCACTATCTGTGACACCGCCGTGGCCATTAAGATTTTACGTCATAATGAGAACCTCCAAGGCTTACTGCAGTTTCAACGCGAG GTTTTGATTCTGACCAAAGTGAGGCACCCGCATCTTGTCAATCTCTTAGGAGCATGTGATGAAGTGTCAGCTCTTGTGTATGATTATTTACCAAATGGAAGCCTTGAAGACCGTCTTTCCTGCAAGGGTAACACCCCAGCGCTGACATGGCAGGTCCGAACAAGGATTATTGGAGAGATTTGTTCTGCGCTAATCTTCCTCCACAGTCATAAGCCCAAGCCTATTGTCCACGGTGACCTTAAGCCTTCCAACATCCTCCTTGATgctgatttagtgagcaagcttGGAGACTTCGGCATTGCTCGATTTCTTGTGCCATCCGACACCAGCACCATGGTCCATCTTACTGACCATCCAATTGGGACAATGTTTTATTCAGACCCAGAATACATGGCCCACGGTGAGTTGACCCAAGGATCAGACGTCTACTCGTTTGGTATCATCATCCTACGCCTCTTAACAGGGAGACACCCAAGGGAGATAGTGAAGAGAGTGGAGGATGCAATGATCAATGACGAACTGCACACCATCATCGACAGATCCGCTGGTGAATGGCCCTTTGTTCAGGTGCAGCAGCTTGCGCGTATTGCTATGAGATGCGCAGCAGAGAAAAGGAGGCGGCGCGCTGACCTTGTCACTGATGTGTGGCCAGTGGTTGAGACAATGATGAAGAATGCCTCCTTATCAGCATGCCCCTCAACTTCTTCATCTATTCAGGATGAAAGCAGCGTGCCACATTACTTTTTGTGCCCGATTCTGCAG AAGGTCATGAAGAATCCACACATAGCAGCGGATGGATTCACCTATGAAGCCGAGGCCATAGAGGAATGGCTTGAAGCACATGACACATCACCCATGACCAATCTGCCACTTCGAAACTGTGTTACAATTCCAAACTCAGCGCTTCGCTTAGTTATCCAAGAACATCTTCAGCGTGGACCATGA
- the LOC8058121 gene encoding translocase of chloroplast 120, chloroplastic has protein sequence MENENGSVGRPEDRAGENGGVAEEEESAVKAATAADEGDCDVVVEGVDEGDVPPGAVAAQDGGGDEVGEENRASGEGALESAGVSGDHQPVVTPNTRVVLETGQLAADKWDEDETPRVVDVEEMFADDVNQEQVAAQSGSEYEDVKGGMYQSKNQPGKSTEEIASSHSRPKSVTHSAAESAVAIEELDDSGFSDDENTTTSAPPAKSSAGSSTPAQSSSGASARSTNGPSLLSRPAGLGSSSSLSQPPVRSVQQVRANRPSAVDRGTQEATESAEDDRDENDEIHEKLQMIRVKFLRLADRFGQTSHNMVVSQVLYRLGLAEQLRRTTANGTFSIDRAREMAERLEAAGNEPLDFSCTILVLGKTGVGKSATINSIFDDTRLDTNAFDSSTRKVQEVVGMVEGIKVKVIDTPGLSCSSLEQHHNQKVLNSVKRIISKNPPDIVLYFDRLDMQSRDNGDVPLLQTITKVFGASVWFNAIVVLTHAASAPPDGQNGIPLSYEMFVTQRSHVVQQAIRQAAGDVRLMNPVSLVENHSACRTNRAGQRVLPNGQVWKPQLLLLCFASKVLAEANVLLKLQDSPMSKLSRTRIPPLPFLLSSLLQSRAPLKLPEEQFGGDDDDLEDDSADDSDSDDGSDYDDLPPFKRLTKAQLAKLNKEQRKAYLEELDYREKLFYRKQLKEESKRRKLMKKMAAEASARANDFGNSNLEDDSNTPTNVSVPMPDMVLPSSFDSGYPSHRYRFLDTPSEWLVRPVLETQGWDHDVGYEGLNVERLFAVKGKVPLSVSGQLTKDKKDCSLQMEAASSIKHAEGKTTSLGLDLQSVGKDMAYTIRGESRFKNFRRNNTAAGISATLLGDSVSAGVKIEDKLIVNKQLRVLISGGAMSGRGDVAYGGRLEATMRDKDYPIGRMLSTIALSVVDWHGDLAIGCNIQSQIPAGRASNLVGHANLSNKGTGQFGIRLNSSEHLEIALVALVPIFQNIMKLLQNYYSESG, from the coding sequence ATGGAGAACGAGAACGGCAGCGTCGGGCGGCCGGAGGATCGGGCGGGCGAGAACGGCGGAGTCGCCGAGGAGGAGGAATCCGCCGTGAAGGCAGCCACTGCGGCGGATGAGGGCGATTGTGATGTGGTGGTGGAGGGCGTGGATGAGGGGGACGTGCCGCCCGGCGCGGTGGCGGCGCAGGATGGTGGCGGGGATGAGGTTGGGGAAGAAAACCGGGCCTCGGGAGAAGGTGCGTTGGAGTCTGCGGGGGTGTCTGGTGATCACCAGCCAGTGGTGACGCCGAACACCAGAGTGGTGCTGGAAACCGGACAGCTTGCGGCAGATAAGTGGGACGAGGACGAAACGCCCCGTGTGGTTGATGTGGAGGAAATGTTTGCTGATGATGTGAATCAAGAGCAGGTCGCTGCACAATCTGGGAGCGAGTATGAAGATGTAAAAGGTGGTATGTATCAAAGCAAAAATCAGCCAGGGAAGAGCACAGAAGAGATCGCTTCCTCTCATAGCAGGCCCAAGTCAGTCACACATTCTGCAGCTGAGTCTGCTGTTGCCATTGAGGAATTGGATGACTCAGGCTTCTCAGATGATGAGAATACCACCACCTCTGCTCCCCCTGCAAAATCCTCAGCTGGTAGTTCTACACCTGCACAATCAAGCAGTGGTGCTTCTGCTCGGTCTACTAATGGTCCCTCTTTGCTATCTCGTCCTGCTGGCCTTGGATCATCGTCTTCCCTGTCGCAGCCTCCTGTGCGTTCTGTTCAACAGGTCCGTGCCAACAGGCCATCCGCTGTGGATAGGGGAACCCAGGAGGCCACTGAATCTGCTGAGGACGATAGAGATGAGAATGATGAAATCCACGAAAAGCTTCAAATGATCCGGGTTAAGTTTCTTCGTCTCGCTGACAGGTTTGGGCAAACTTCTCATAATATGGTCGTTTCACAGGTTCTGTATCGGCTTGGGCTGGCAGAACAACTTAGAAGAACTACTGCTAATGGGACGTTTAGCATTGACCGTGCAAGAGAGATGGCAGAACGTCTTGAAGCTGCTGGAAATGAGCCCCTTGATTTTTCATGCACCATCTTGGTTCTTGGTAAAACTGGGGTCGGTAAGAGTGCTACCATTAATTCAATCTTTGATGATACCAGGTTGGATACAAATGCTTTTGATTCTAGTACTAGGAAGGTTCAAGAAGTAGTTGGTATGGTTGAGGGAATCAAAGTAAAAGTGATTGATACACCTGGACTTTCCTGCTCATCTTTAGAACAACACCACAACCAGAAGGTTCTCAATTCTGTCAAGAGAATTATTAGCAAAAACCCTCCGGATATTGTTCTTTATTTTGATAGGTTGGATATGCAGAGCAGGGACAATGGTGATGTCCCTCTTTTGCAAACCATCACAAAAGTGTTTGGAGCATCAGTTTGGTTTAATGCCATTGTTGTGTTAACTCATGCTGCATCTGCGCCACCAGATGGGCAGAATGGAATTCCTCTGAGCTATGAGATGTTTGTCACCCAGAGATCTCATGTAGTGCAGCAAGCTATAAGGCAAGCTGCTGGTGATGTCCGTCTTATGAACCCAGTATCCCTGGTGGAAAACCACTCAGCATGCAGGACAAATAGGGCTGGCCAGAGGGTATTGCCAAATGGACAAGTCTGGAAGCCACAGCTACTGCTGCTTTGTTTTGCTTCAAAGGTGTTAGCAGAAGCCAATGTGCTCCTCAAGTTGCAGGATAGTCCCATGAGTAAACTTTCTCGTACAAGGATTCCTCCACTGCCTTTCCTCCTTTCTTCCCTTCTTCAGTCTCGTGCCCCATTGAAGTTACCAGAGGAGCAATTtggtggtgatgatgatgatcttgaAGATGATTCGGCAGATGATTCTGATTCAGATGATGGTTCAGATTATGATGATTTACCTCCATTTAAGCGTCTCACAAAAGCTCAGCTTGCCAAGCTGAACAAGGAGCAGAGGAAGGCCTATCTTGAGGAGCTAGATTACAGAGAGAAGTTGTTCTACCGAAAACAGCTGAAAGAGGAAAGCAAGCGTCGTAAATTGATGAAGAAAATGGCAGCAGAAGCCAGTGCTCGAGCAAATGATTTCGGTAACAGCAACTTAGAAGATGATTCTAATACTCCAACTAATGTTTCAGTGCCTATGCCTGACATGGTACTGCCCTCATCTTTTGATTCTGGCTATCCTAGCCATCGCTATCGTTTTTTGGATACACCAAGTGAATGGCTTGTCAGACCTGTATTGGAAACCCAGGGCTGGGACCATGATGTTGGTTATGAGGGACTTAATGTTGAAAGGTTGTTTGCTGTAAAAGGTAAAGTTCCTCTATCCGTGTCTGGCCAGCTTACAAAAGACAAGAAGGATTGCTCCCTGCAAATGGAGGCTGCAAGTTCAATTAAGCATGCTGAGGGTAAGACTACTTCACTTGGGCTTGATTTGCAGTCTGTTGGCAAGGATATGGCATACACAATTCGTGGTGAATCGAGATTTAAGAACTTCAGGCGCAACAATACAGCTGCTGGGATATCTGCCACGCTCCTTGGGGATTCAGTATCAGCTGGTGTGAAGATTGAGGACAAACTGATAGTGAACAAGCAGCTCAGGGTCCTGATTAGCGGTGGGGCCATGAGTGGGAGGGGAGATGTGGCGTATGGAGGCCGCCTCGAAGCAACAATGAGGGACAAAGATTACCCGATTGGGCGGATGCTTTCCACTATCGCGTTATCTGTTGTGGATTGGCATGGGGATCTGGCAATTGGCTGCAACATCCAGTCTCAGATCCCTGCTGGAAGAGCTAGCAACTTGGTTGGCCATGCGAATCTAAGCAACAAGGGGACTGGCCAATTCGGGATTCGCCTGAACAGCTCGGAGCATCTTGAGATCGCACTCGTTGCTCTCGTGCCAATATTCCAAAACATTATGAAGCTGTTACAGAATTATTACTCAGAATCTGGCTAG
- the LOC110431730 gene encoding U-box domain-containing protein 33-like isoform X4, with the protein MDFDADLQDRLQKAFDEIVKLKKENLEESCQRQQVEKELLVVRKKAKKLQDHLLKELQHSKGFEEARAADQRLIQKLKKDIELLKIQRDEYLEKFHQASDQILLQPLGAAKEAHEQDKHEIETLREGISQLKIHRDEYLAKFQEKNKPKLAPVQYVSDTNVIENDSESYRTSLDNQLWPYRDIAVRYSEGHTQFTLDQLKLATENFSELLKIGEGGYGRVYKGTICDTAVAIKILRHNENLQGLLQFQREVLILTKVRHPHLVNLLGACDEVSALVYDYLPNGSLEDRLSCKGNTPALTWQVRTRIIGEICSALIFLHSHKPKPIVHGDLKPSNILLDADLVSKLGDFGIARFLVPSDTSTMVHLTDHPIGTMFYSDPEYMAHGELTQGSDVYSFGIIILRLLTGRHPREIVKRVEDAMINDELHTIIDRSAGEWPFVQVQQLARIAMRCAAEKRRRRADLVTDVWPVVETMMKNASLSACPSTSSSIQDESSVPHYFLCPILQKVMKNPHIAADGFTYEAEAIEEWLEAHDTSPMTNLPLRNCVTIPNSALRLVIQEHLQRGP; encoded by the exons ATGGATTTTGATGCCGACTTGCAAGATAGACTTCAGAAGGCCTTTgatgagattgtcaagttgaaGAAAGAAAACCTTGAAGAGTCTTGCCAGCGCCAACAGGTTGAGAAGGAGCTCCTAGTCGTCCGCAAGAAA GCTAAGAAACTACAGGATCACCTCTTAAAAGAGCTACAGCACTCGAAAGGATTTGAGGAAGCTCGTGCTGCAGATCAGCGCTTGATACAAAAGCTTAAAAAGGATATTGAACTGCTAAAGATCCAGCGTGATGAATATCTTGAAAAGTTTCATCAGGCAAGTGACCAGATCTTGCTTCAACCTTTAGGAGCAGCTAAGGAAGCTCATGAACAGGATAAACATGAGATAGAAACACTGAGAGAAGGAATTAGTCAGCTTAAGATCCACCGAGACGAATACCTTGCAAAGTTCCAGGAGAAAAATAAGCCCAAGTTGGCGCCGGTGCAGTATGTTTCTGATACTAATGTTATAGAAAATGATTCGGAATCATACAGAACTTCCCTTGACAACCAGTTGTGGCCTTACAGGGACATTGCAGTCAGATATTCTGAAGGACACACTCAGTTTACCTTGGATCAGCTGAAGCTGGCAACTGAAAATTTCAGTGAATTACTAAAAATTGGAGAAGGTGGGTATGGACGTGTCTACAAGGGCACTATCTGTGACACCGCCGTGGCCATTAAGATTTTACGTCATAATGAGAACCTCCAAGGCTTACTGCAGTTTCAACGCGAG GTTTTGATTCTGACCAAAGTGAGGCACCCGCATCTTGTCAATCTCTTAGGAGCATGTGATGAAGTGTCAGCTCTTGTGTATGATTATTTACCAAATGGAAGCCTTGAAGACCGTCTTTCCTGCAAGGGTAACACCCCAGCGCTGACATGGCAGGTCCGAACAAGGATTATTGGAGAGATTTGTTCTGCGCTAATCTTCCTCCACAGTCATAAGCCCAAGCCTATTGTCCACGGTGACCTTAAGCCTTCCAACATCCTCCTTGATgctgatttagtgagcaagcttGGAGACTTCGGCATTGCTCGATTTCTTGTGCCATCCGACACCAGCACCATGGTCCATCTTACTGACCATCCAATTGGGACAATGTTTTATTCAGACCCAGAATACATGGCCCACGGTGAGTTGACCCAAGGATCAGACGTCTACTCGTTTGGTATCATCATCCTACGCCTCTTAACAGGGAGACACCCAAGGGAGATAGTGAAGAGAGTGGAGGATGCAATGATCAATGACGAACTGCACACCATCATCGACAGATCCGCTGGTGAATGGCCCTTTGTTCAGGTGCAGCAGCTTGCGCGTATTGCTATGAGATGCGCAGCAGAGAAAAGGAGGCGGCGCGCTGACCTTGTCACTGATGTGTGGCCAGTGGTTGAGACAATGATGAAGAATGCCTCCTTATCAGCATGCCCCTCAACTTCTTCATCTATTCAGGATGAAAGCAGCGTGCCACATTACTTTTTGTGCCCGATTCTGCAG AAGGTCATGAAGAATCCACACATAGCAGCGGATGGATTCACCTATGAAGCCGAGGCCATAGAGGAATGGCTTGAAGCACATGACACATCACCCATGACCAATCTGCCACTTCGAAACTGTGTTACAATTCCAAACTCAGCGCTTCGCTTAGTTATCCAAGAACATCTTCAGCGTGGACCATGA